The genomic window AAACATTGTAAATATCACTATCAATGGTGAGCCCGTCATCGCAAAACGCGGGGAAAAAGTTTTAGAAGCGGCCAGAAGAGCGGGTTACGATATTCCGACCCTTTGTTTTTTAAAGGGAATTAATGAAACCGCCAATTGTCGGATGTGCGTGGTTGAAGCAGATATAAATGGACGGCCGATGCGGGGCTTACCCGCATCATGTGCCCTGGAAGTGGCGGAAGGAATGAATATCCGTACCAATACTAAGCGCGTTCGGGAAGCCGTTAAGATGAATCTAGAGTTAATTCTTGCCAATCACAATCGGGAGTGTGTAAGCTGTGCGCGAAGTGGCAATTGTGAATTGCAAAATTTATGTGAAAAAATGGGTGTCGACAAAATTCGTTTTGAAGGCGAACATCGCCCGATAACCATCGATAATTTTTCGCCTTCTATCGTTCGCGACACATCAAAGTGCATTCTTTGCGGCCGCTGCGTAAGCACTTGTCAAAAAATCCAAAGCATGGGAGTTTTGGCTTATACCAAACGGGGATTTAAAAGCGAAATTGGCCCCGCTTATGAGTATTCTCTAAATGAAGTTGACTGTCTTCTTTGCGGCCAATGTGTCGAAGCGTGTCCGGTAGCGGCCTTAAAAGAAAAAGATGACATCGATGCCGTGTTAGAAGCGCTGGAGAATAAAGACCAACATGTCGTAGTTCAAGTTGCTCCCGCGGTACGGGCGGCCTTGGGGGAATGCTTTGGACTACCGATTGGATCCGATGTGACCGGAGAATTATATACCGCACTTCATCGGCTTGGATTTGCCCGCGTTTTCGATACGACATTTGCGGCAGATTTAACTATCATGGAAGAGGCGACGGAACTCATTAATCGGATCACGACCAAAGGTCCGTTACCGCTTATAACTTCCTGTTCGCCCGGATGGATTCGTTTTGCGGAATTCAAGCATCCGGAACTTT from Bacilli bacterium includes these protein-coding regions:
- a CDS encoding NADH-dependent [FeFe] hydrogenase, group A6; translation: MEENIVNITINGEPVIAKRGEKVLEAARRAGYDIPTLCFLKGINETANCRMCVVEADINGRPMRGLPASCALEVAEGMNIRTNTKRVREAVKMNLELILANHNRECVSCARSGNCELQNLCEKMGVDKIRFEGEHRPITIDNFSPSIVRDTSKCILCGRCVSTCQKIQSMGVLAYTKRGFKSEIGPAYEYSLNEVDCLLCGQCVEACPVAALKEKDDIDAVLEALENKDQHVVVQVAPAVRAALGECFGLPIGSDVTGELYTALHRLGFARVFDTTFAADLTIMEEATELINRITTKGPLPLITSCSPGWIRFAEFKHPELLKNISSCKSPQQMMGAVIKSYYADKMQLDPKKIVSVSIMPCTAKKAEARRSEMKNDLGLADVDYVLTTRELGRLIKRAGMNLLALPKRKPDPLLSEYSGAGVIFGATGGVMEAALRTAADILTGQNLQAIEYQDCRDLQGVKEGSVTIDMKGQPLTINYAIAHSIGKAEELLKRVQNKEKTYHFIEIMACPGGCVNGGGQPIVSSIRRDEINPAELRAKVLYRQDANMPHRKSHENEEVKALYRDYLGAPNSELAHILLHTHYAKKTRYPSKNKD